A stretch of Corallococcus macrosporus DNA encodes these proteins:
- a CDS encoding ATP-binding protein: MPTDARLQAFLADGPEVFASVQQAQSFWKPDPFDVESINVPARQAFERLVKRATRNPDSGKLFLLKGESGSGKTHLVRAFRHGVHSRKRGYVGYLPMTVDAANYDRYILSNLIDTLDRTYDVTVDEDDTGLTRLSNALMKYCKSAFEPLIHDEGILEEHELHDMIRSLADELHENPLFRHVDVQLLRALIYLQRREAKYHHRVLQWLRCEDMVPADRQVLGDIVPRTADNDPMRMLTHLGRLMGAMEQALVLCVDQVEDISDFEKNPGMETSFRRAINSLAAFAGNVPSAVIVVCCLSDFWTEMSKQLTRAMLDRIENDPAPVTLDHLLTEQTAQDMVAQRMRVLLSHHGLEVDPGDPTYPIPRPDLERFSGLRVRDALNACRRFQEQACQDGKLPRHLLLPGEDKKKKDGEELKLVQQATMDQKWTDFRAKFNGAIPEEDAEIVSLLAWAIEAGGDELGATDQFKVKPRTEASIDVVLPTHAQGLFVALCNRSPRGGGLGRQMAEALRSAARKLPVILRTAEFPGNPNGLVAEQVGALLRRGGRRAVVSNSDLREVVALQSFRKEHPEAAFREWSRSARPLTRLKVISDVLALEKLPPSPPPAREPPHAADSPGKAAAPAILKPAQGERRTAQLESARRTDAPVETGSAGVRDSQDEVELEGRRIQSISEPLVSKGPGRTRTPTEVQQQKTSSDTKPGALRIGESEGVFTNPVFLQTEELTKHSAFLGGSGSGKTTLALNLIEQLLLQGIPALLVDRKGDLAAYARDEAWEEELKDPAMEQRRRLLRERVDVALYTPGRTDGRALAIPVVPQGLEALPPEEREQSVQQAADAISSMLEYRNSARDKAAKALLAQALRLLVERPIGQELSLDLVQKFIASEDITLVQETSGIDLKVFPKLAQDLATLRLNARNLLAAQGEKLNMEELLGLGSAKVPGKTRLSIISTKFLGGTQGALFWVSQLLVEANRWASQHPSSKLQAVLMFDEADMYLPAVGIPATKQPMENLLKRARSAGIGVMLATQSPGDFDYKCRENVRSWFIGRVREDRALGKLRPMFSDARVDPATRLPAQKMGQFHVLRDGQVEQLKADRNIIKTDQLSEDEILQLARRSREQGS; encoded by the coding sequence ATGCCCACCGACGCGCGTCTTCAAGCATTCCTGGCTGATGGCCCCGAGGTCTTCGCCAGCGTCCAGCAGGCCCAGTCGTTCTGGAAGCCAGACCCCTTCGACGTCGAGTCCATCAACGTTCCCGCACGCCAGGCCTTCGAGCGGCTCGTGAAGCGCGCCACGCGGAACCCCGACTCCGGCAAGCTGTTCCTCCTCAAAGGCGAATCCGGCAGCGGAAAAACCCACCTGGTCCGCGCCTTCCGCCACGGCGTGCACTCCCGGAAGCGGGGATACGTCGGCTACCTCCCCATGACGGTGGATGCCGCCAACTACGACCGGTACATCCTGTCGAACCTCATCGACACGCTGGACCGCACGTACGACGTGACCGTGGACGAGGACGACACGGGGCTGACCCGCCTGTCCAACGCGCTCATGAAGTACTGCAAGAGCGCGTTCGAGCCGCTCATCCACGACGAAGGCATCCTGGAGGAGCACGAGCTTCACGACATGATCCGCTCACTGGCGGATGAGCTTCATGAGAACCCGCTCTTCCGCCACGTTGACGTCCAGCTCCTGCGCGCCCTCATCTACCTGCAACGCCGGGAGGCCAAGTACCACCACCGGGTCCTGCAGTGGCTGCGCTGCGAGGACATGGTTCCCGCCGACCGACAGGTCCTCGGCGACATCGTGCCGCGCACCGCGGACAACGACCCCATGCGCATGCTTACCCATCTGGGAAGGCTCATGGGGGCGATGGAGCAGGCGCTGGTCCTCTGCGTGGACCAGGTCGAGGACATCAGCGATTTCGAGAAGAACCCCGGCATGGAGACGTCGTTCCGGCGTGCCATCAACAGCCTGGCCGCTTTCGCGGGCAACGTTCCCTCGGCGGTCATCGTCGTCTGCTGCCTGTCTGACTTCTGGACGGAAATGAGCAAGCAACTCACGCGGGCGATGCTCGACCGCATCGAGAACGACCCCGCGCCCGTCACCCTGGACCATCTGCTCACGGAGCAGACCGCGCAGGACATGGTCGCCCAGCGGATGCGCGTGCTCCTCAGCCATCACGGGCTTGAAGTGGACCCCGGGGATCCGACCTATCCGATTCCTCGCCCCGACCTCGAGCGGTTCAGCGGCCTGCGAGTGCGGGATGCGCTCAATGCCTGTCGTCGCTTCCAGGAGCAGGCCTGCCAGGACGGAAAGCTGCCTCGACATCTCCTCCTTCCCGGAGAGGACAAGAAGAAGAAGGACGGCGAGGAGCTCAAGCTGGTCCAGCAGGCCACCATGGACCAGAAGTGGACCGACTTCCGGGCGAAGTTCAACGGCGCCATCCCTGAAGAGGATGCGGAGATCGTCTCCCTGCTGGCCTGGGCCATCGAGGCAGGAGGTGACGAACTGGGGGCAACGGATCAATTCAAGGTCAAGCCGCGCACGGAGGCGTCCATCGACGTCGTCCTCCCGACCCATGCCCAGGGACTGTTCGTGGCGCTCTGCAATCGCTCGCCCCGAGGTGGCGGGCTCGGCCGTCAGATGGCCGAAGCTCTCCGGTCCGCGGCTCGCAAGCTGCCGGTCATCCTCCGCACCGCGGAGTTCCCCGGCAATCCCAACGGGCTCGTCGCGGAGCAGGTGGGCGCACTCTTGCGAAGGGGCGGCAGGCGAGCCGTGGTGAGCAACAGCGACCTGCGAGAAGTCGTGGCCCTGCAGTCCTTCCGGAAGGAGCATCCGGAGGCAGCGTTCCGCGAATGGAGCCGGTCGGCGCGCCCCCTCACCCGTCTGAAAGTGATCTCGGACGTGCTCGCGCTCGAGAAGCTCCCTCCCTCCCCCCCGCCTGCCCGTGAGCCCCCTCACGCCGCTGACTCCCCCGGGAAGGCGGCTGCCCCGGCCATCCTGAAACCAGCCCAGGGCGAGCGCCGCACCGCGCAGCTTGAGAGTGCGCGACGCACGGACGCCCCCGTGGAGACGGGGTCGGCCGGGGTGCGTGATTCGCAGGACGAGGTCGAACTGGAAGGACGGCGCATCCAGTCCATCAGCGAGCCGCTGGTGAGCAAGGGCCCGGGAAGGACCCGGACGCCCACGGAAGTGCAGCAGCAGAAGACCTCCAGCGACACGAAGCCGGGCGCGCTGCGGATCGGCGAGTCCGAAGGGGTCTTCACCAATCCGGTCTTCCTGCAGACGGAGGAACTGACGAAGCACAGCGCGTTCCTCGGCGGCTCCGGCAGTGGCAAGACGACGCTCGCGTTGAACCTCATCGAGCAACTGCTCCTGCAGGGCATCCCCGCGCTGCTGGTGGACCGCAAGGGCGACCTTGCCGCGTACGCGCGTGACGAGGCCTGGGAGGAGGAGCTGAAGGACCCCGCGATGGAGCAGCGCCGGCGTCTGCTGCGAGAGCGCGTGGACGTGGCCCTCTACACGCCGGGACGCACCGACGGCCGGGCGCTCGCGATTCCGGTGGTTCCTCAAGGGCTGGAAGCACTGCCGCCCGAGGAGCGCGAGCAGAGCGTGCAGCAGGCCGCGGACGCCATCTCTAGCATGCTCGAGTACCGCAACAGCGCCAGGGACAAGGCCGCGAAGGCGTTGCTTGCGCAGGCCCTGCGGCTGCTCGTGGAACGGCCCATCGGGCAGGAGCTGAGCCTCGACCTGGTGCAGAAGTTCATCGCGTCCGAGGACATCACCCTCGTCCAGGAGACCAGCGGCATCGACCTCAAGGTGTTCCCGAAGCTCGCCCAGGATCTGGCGACGCTGCGGCTCAACGCGCGGAACCTCCTGGCCGCCCAGGGCGAGAAGCTGAACATGGAGGAGCTGCTCGGGTTGGGGAGCGCGAAGGTGCCGGGCAAGACGCGGCTGAGCATCATCAGCACCAAGTTCCTGGGTGGAACGCAGGGCGCGCTCTTCTGGGTGTCGCAGCTGCTCGTGGAGGCCAATCGCTGGGCCAGCCAGCACCCCTCCTCCAAGCTGCAGGCGGTCCTGATGTTCGACGAGGCGGACATGTACCTGCCGGCCGTGGGCATCCCCGCGACCAAGCAGCCCATGGAGAACCTGCTCAAGCGCGCGCGCTCGGCGGGCATCGGCGTGATGCTCGCGACCCAGAGCCCCGGCGACTTCGACTACAAGTGCCGGGAGAACGTGCGCAGCTGGTTCATTGGCCGCGTGCGGGAGGACCGGGCGCTCGGAAAGCTCCGGCCCATGTTCTCGGATGCGCGCGTGGATCCGGCCACGCGTCTTCCGGCGCAGAAGATGGGCCAGTTCCACGTCCTGCGCGACGGCCAGGTGGAGCAGCTCAAGGCGGACCGGAACATCATCAAGACGGACCAGCTCTCCGAGGACGAAATCCTCCAGCTCGCGCGCCGCTCCCGCGAACAGGGCTCCTGA
- a CDS encoding PAS domain-containing sensor histidine kinase: MVVRQGQERTTHGRAIPGECSSLQALETLERISDAVVSLDRSWRFTYLNARSEWLLRRPRSALIGRVLWEEFPEARGSIFEREYRRALEEQVDVAFETYFAPLEAWVDVQAYPSSEGLTVCFRDVSARKRAARALHESEQFLRSTLDSLSTHIAILDGRGTILAVNAAWRRFAHDNGCAEVDGHSPCGVGANYLGVTEASKGEFSEEAPSVASGIHDIIAGRTEPFLLEYPCHDPFKGQQRWFLLRATRFAGPGPLRVVVAHEDITGRHEADEARRQLIREEAAREEAEAARERMNAVLERITDGFAAFDLDGRFTYVNRPAEAHFGRKREALLGRRLEEVFSGTQGAAMASLLHRATEAQVPVEEEQPSVVDNRWLRVVAYPSQEGLSVYFRDITEQRRVELWSHFLSDMGAASTRSLDCGDVIRGVVTHAVPTLADGCAITTRDACSEEEPSTEAVAMTPGLGDALRAACAPGAQGALGQLVTQAVGTESGVLMQEPSPGAPGVESAVAVPLALQDRSLGVLLLVSTRPGVRYGAESLPLVSELARRTALALENARLYRTARQAVGARDETLGIVSHDLRAPLNTISLLSRSAEKRLVQRAEGAEAAEALRKIRLVVGNMERLIDDLLEVARVESGRAQLDVEPLEVPRLLAQVQALNELLAADKALRLEVDFEQGLPRVRADRARVARIFQNLLGNAIHFTPPGGHIFLKAERRGEQVCFRVKDSGPGIDAAALPHVFDRFWQAIHARKAGAGLGLAIVKGLVEAHGGRVWVESQPGQGAAFSFTLPALPEPPASVRQEGGEASP; encoded by the coding sequence ATGGTGGTGCGACAGGGCCAGGAGCGGACCACGCACGGGCGCGCAATACCCGGGGAGTGCTCGTCCCTCCAGGCCCTCGAAACCCTGGAGCGCATCTCCGATGCGGTCGTCTCGCTCGACCGCTCCTGGCGCTTCACCTACCTCAACGCGCGCAGCGAGTGGCTGCTGCGCCGCCCGCGCTCGGCGCTCATCGGGCGTGTCCTGTGGGAGGAGTTCCCGGAGGCGCGTGGCTCCATCTTCGAGCGGGAGTACCGGCGGGCGCTCGAGGAGCAGGTCGACGTCGCGTTCGAGACCTACTTCGCGCCCCTGGAGGCCTGGGTTGACGTGCAGGCGTACCCGTCCTCGGAGGGCCTCACCGTCTGTTTCCGGGACGTCAGCGCCCGCAAGCGCGCCGCACGCGCGCTGCATGAGTCGGAGCAGTTCCTGCGCTCCACGCTCGACTCGCTGTCCACGCACATCGCCATCCTCGATGGCCGGGGCACCATCCTCGCCGTCAATGCCGCGTGGCGCCGCTTCGCGCACGACAACGGCTGCGCGGAGGTGGACGGGCACAGTCCGTGCGGCGTGGGCGCGAACTACCTGGGCGTGACGGAAGCCTCCAAGGGCGAGTTCTCCGAGGAGGCGCCGTCCGTGGCGTCGGGCATCCACGACATCATCGCCGGCCGCACCGAGCCGTTCCTCCTGGAGTACCCCTGTCATGACCCATTCAAGGGCCAGCAGCGCTGGTTCCTGCTGCGCGCCACGCGCTTCGCCGGGCCGGGGCCCCTGCGCGTGGTGGTGGCCCACGAGGACATCACCGGCCGCCACGAAGCCGACGAGGCCCGGCGCCAGCTGATCCGCGAAGAGGCCGCCCGCGAGGAAGCGGAGGCGGCGCGCGAGCGCATGAACGCGGTGCTCGAGCGCATCACCGACGGCTTCGCCGCGTTCGACCTGGATGGCCGCTTCACCTACGTGAACCGGCCCGCGGAGGCGCACTTCGGCCGCAAGCGCGAGGCGCTCCTGGGACGGCGCCTGGAGGAGGTCTTCTCCGGCACCCAGGGCGCGGCCATGGCCTCGCTGCTGCACCGGGCGACGGAGGCGCAGGTCCCCGTGGAGGAGGAGCAGCCCTCGGTCGTGGACAACCGCTGGCTGCGCGTCGTGGCGTACCCGTCCCAGGAAGGACTCTCCGTCTACTTCCGCGACATCACCGAGCAGCGGCGCGTCGAGCTCTGGAGCCACTTCCTCTCCGACATGGGCGCCGCCAGCACGCGCTCGCTGGACTGCGGGGACGTGATCCGCGGCGTGGTGACGCACGCGGTGCCCACGCTCGCGGACGGCTGCGCCATCACCACGCGGGACGCCTGCTCCGAGGAGGAGCCCTCCACCGAGGCCGTCGCCATGACGCCCGGGCTGGGAGACGCGCTGCGCGCGGCGTGCGCACCGGGAGCCCAGGGCGCGCTGGGCCAGCTCGTGACGCAGGCGGTGGGCACGGAGTCCGGGGTGTTGATGCAGGAGCCCTCTCCGGGCGCTCCTGGCGTGGAGTCCGCGGTGGCCGTACCGCTGGCCCTCCAGGACCGCTCCCTGGGAGTGCTGCTGCTGGTGTCCACGCGCCCGGGCGTGCGCTACGGCGCGGAGAGCCTCCCCCTCGTGAGCGAGCTGGCGCGGAGGACCGCGCTGGCGCTGGAGAACGCGCGGCTGTACCGCACCGCCCGCCAGGCCGTCGGCGCGCGCGACGAGACGCTGGGCATCGTGTCCCATGACCTGCGCGCGCCGCTGAACACCATCTCCCTGCTGTCCCGCAGCGCGGAGAAGCGCCTGGTCCAGCGGGCCGAAGGGGCGGAGGCCGCGGAGGCGCTGCGGAAGATCCGCCTCGTGGTGGGCAACATGGAGCGGCTCATCGACGACCTGCTGGAGGTGGCGCGGGTGGAGTCGGGGCGCGCGCAGCTGGACGTGGAGCCGCTGGAGGTGCCCCGGCTGCTCGCCCAGGTGCAGGCCTTGAACGAGCTGCTCGCGGCGGACAAGGCGCTGCGCCTGGAAGTGGACTTCGAGCAGGGCCTGCCGCGGGTGCGCGCGGACCGGGCGCGCGTGGCGCGCATCTTCCAGAACCTGCTGGGCAACGCCATCCACTTCACCCCGCCTGGAGGCCACATCTTCCTGAAGGCGGAGCGCCGCGGTGAGCAGGTCTGCTTCCGCGTGAAGGACTCGGGCCCCGGCATCGACGCGGCGGCGCTGCCCCACGTGTTCGACCGCTTCTGGCAGGCCATCCACGCGCGAAAGGCGGGCGCCGGGCTGGGGCTCGCCATCGTCAAGGGGCTGGTGGAGGCGCACGGCGGCCGTGTCTGGGTGGAGAGCCAGCCGGGCCAGGGCGCCGCGTTCTCCTTCACGCTGCCAGCCCTCCCGGAGCCCCCCGCGAGCGTCCGGCAGGAGGGCGGAGAGGCCAGTCCCTGA
- a CDS encoding aminotransferase class IV produces MPAQPSSFSTVTVDGVVQRWEDLRLQDFAQGFFFGAGFFTTFRIDAGQPRFLARHLARLRASLDAFPTAVRAPAPEFLYEDAVRESLRRCLTADAALGPRFSGVGKLAVSDGHVLCTFRPFAPDLEALHREGRELDGVEAGAYRRAERTVNHKGLAYFRQHALLPRLPVLTNEAAEVCELPTANLFVQLDGALVTPPPSAPCLPGIARAVLLAMAAVDGLPVVERVLPLADLARAQACFYCNAVALAVGVPRLLGRELPDSLRLAERARAALEARAVREG; encoded by the coding sequence ATGCCCGCGCAGCCCTCCTCCTTCTCCACCGTCACCGTCGATGGCGTCGTGCAGCGCTGGGAGGACCTGCGCCTCCAGGACTTCGCCCAGGGCTTCTTCTTCGGCGCGGGCTTCTTCACCACCTTCCGCATCGACGCGGGCCAGCCCCGCTTCCTCGCGCGGCACCTGGCCCGGCTGCGCGCGAGCCTCGACGCGTTCCCCACCGCCGTGCGCGCTCCGGCCCCGGAGTTCCTGTATGAGGACGCCGTGCGCGAGTCGCTGCGCCGCTGCCTGACGGCGGATGCGGCCCTGGGGCCCCGGTTCTCCGGCGTGGGCAAGCTCGCGGTCAGCGACGGCCACGTGCTGTGCACCTTCCGGCCCTTCGCCCCGGACCTGGAAGCGCTTCACCGCGAAGGCCGCGAGCTGGACGGCGTGGAGGCCGGGGCCTACCGGCGCGCGGAGCGCACCGTGAACCACAAGGGGCTCGCGTACTTCCGCCAGCACGCGCTCCTGCCGCGCCTGCCCGTGCTGACCAACGAGGCGGCGGAGGTCTGCGAGCTGCCCACCGCCAACCTCTTCGTGCAGCTCGACGGGGCGCTCGTCACCCCGCCGCCCTCCGCGCCGTGCCTGCCGGGCATCGCGCGCGCGGTGCTCCTGGCCATGGCCGCCGTGGACGGGCTCCCGGTGGTGGAGCGCGTGCTGCCGCTCGCGGACCTGGCCCGGGCGCAGGCGTGTTTCTACTGCAACGCGGTGGCGCTGGCCGTGGGCGTGCCCCGGCTGCTGGGGCGGGAGCTCCCCGACAGCCTGCGGCTCGCGGAACGGGCTCGCGCCGCGCTGGAGGCCCGGGCCGTGCGCGAGGGTTGA